TCCTACTTTTTTGGCTGAAGTAGAGGCGGCCACGCCGGGCGATTCTCGTTTAAAGCTGTGTTTGCAATGTGGCACATGCGGCGGCTCCTGCCCGTCAGGCCCTGATATGGACCACACCCCCCGCGCGCTGTTTGCCATGATCGAAGCGGGCATGAAAAAACAAGTTTTGAGCAGTAACACCCCCTGGTATTGCGTATCCTGCTATTACTGCACGGTCCGCTGTCCCCAACAGATACACATTACCGATTTGATGTATACTCTCAAACGGATGGCCATTCAAGAGGGTTACTATCAAGAGTCCAGCGCCGCCGATGCGCCCGATTTCTCCGGCTATTTCATTGATTTTGTGGAAAACTTTGGACGCAGTTTTGAAGTGGGCCTGGCCACCCGTTATTACCTGCGCCATAACCCCCTGGGGATGGTCAAAATGGCAACCACCATGGGGCCGGGCATGTTTTTCAAGGGCCGC
This DNA window, taken from Anaerolineae bacterium, encodes the following:
- a CDS encoding 4Fe-4S dicluster domain-containing protein; amino-acid sequence: MTVTFTPARAPTFLAEVEAATPGDSRLKLCLQCGTCGGSCPSGPDMDHTPRALFAMIEAGMKKQVLSSNTPWYCVSCYYCTVRCPQQIHITDLMYTLKRMAIQEGYYQESSAADAPDFSGYFIDFVENFGRSFEVGLATRYYLRHNPLGMVKMATTMGPGMFFKGRMGLIPTRIKGLKELKAILKKAKELGGES